Part of the Pseudomonadota bacterium genome, GGGCCAAGACTTATCGTATAAATCGAGCTCCGGCGTAACGCCGATGAGTTCCATGTTGGCCGCCCAGTAGCCGTCCACCGTTCCCACGTCACGCCAATAGGCTTGACCGCCGCGAACGTCATCGCGAAACGTGAAGGCAAACACGCGATGCCCTTCGCGGACAGCGCGTGGCAAGATGTCTTTGCCGAAATCGTGACTGGACTTCGGGTCGTCCGCGTCTTCCTCCAACATCCTCAGAAGGTAGTCCACGTCGAAAACATAGATCCCCATGGAGACCAGTGCTTTCTCCGGCGCACCCGGAACGCTGTTCGGCTTCTTGGGTTTCTCCTGAAACTCGCGAACCCACCCTTTCCCGTCTACCCCCATCACGCCGAACGCGGTGGCTTCGGCAACCGGCACCTCCAGACAGGCCACCGACACGTCGGCCTCTCGGCTCACATGCTGCCCAAGCATGGTGCCGTAGTCCATTTTGTAGACGTGATCGCCGCCAAGCACCAAGACGAATCGAGGACGGTGGGTTTTGATGATATCGAGATTCTGATACACGGCATCGGCGGTTCCACGATACCACCACTGCTCGTTGACCCGTTGCTGAGCCGGAATGATCTCAATGAACTCGCCGAATTCTCCTCTCAGGAACCCCCAGCCCTGGTGTAAATGGCGGATCAAAGAATGCGCCATGTACTGGGTCAGCACCCCCATTCGGCGGATGCCTGAATTCATGCAATTGGAGAGCGGAAAATCAATGATTCTGAACTTCCCTCCGAACGGAACGGCGGGTTTTGCGCGTCTGATGGTCAGGTCTTCGAGTCGGGAACCGCGTCCTCCGGCGAGAATGAGCGCGAGTGTGTCTTTGGTAACTAAGCTAATGAAGCGTTGAGAAGTTTCGACTTCCATTCCGTTCCTCGAGCGGTGTTGGGTCGCGTTTGACAAGGACGATCCAAGCCAGCGGCAAGAAATACAGGGTGATTATTCCGTTTACGTTACGACCTCCGCAGCAGTATTCAAAAACACGTTCGCAAACTCCGTCTTGACATGTATCAATGGAGTAGAACGCTCTACTACGCGACTCGTGAGATAGGATTCACCTACCACCGGCATGTGGGTATGATGCTCAAAGTAACAAACAACCTCTGCGACCACACGATAGGGAGTTCTCCCGGAAACGTGCTCGGGGCGGAAAACCGAAACCTCACACCGTAGCGCCGAGTGCCTGTTAGCAGTATCCAATACTTCCATCGGCC contains:
- the glgC gene encoding glucose-1-phosphate adenylyltransferase → MEVETSQRFISLVTKDTLALILAGGRGSRLEDLTIRRAKPAVPFGGKFRIIDFPLSNCMNSGIRRMGVLTQYMAHSLIRHLHQGWGFLRGEFGEFIEIIPAQQRVNEQWWYRGTADAVYQNLDIIKTHRPRFVLVLGGDHVYKMDYGTMLGQHVSREADVSVACLEVPVAEATAFGVMGVDGKGWVREFQEKPKKPNSVPGAPEKALVSMGIYVFDVDYLLRMLEEDADDPKSSHDFGKDILPRAVREGHRVFAFTFRDDVRGGQAYWRDVGTVDGYWAANMELIGVTPELDLYDKSWPIWTYQEQAPPAKFVFDDDDRRGIAIDSMVAGGCIVSGGVVRHSLLFSNVLVAERTLIEDTVVLPEAVIGPDCLIRKAIIETGCHIPEGTIIGENPEDDAKRFYVSPEGVVLVTPEMLRQELPYVR